The Prodigiosinella aquatilis region TTTAACCGTCGGGGTACTTCGGTATTTAGCGGTCAGATGGGGAATCTGGTGGCTTCAGAACTCTGTACGATCGTGGATGATGGCACGATGGATGGGCGTCGTGGTTCATTAGCGATGGATGATGAAGGTGTTCCCGGCCAGTACAATGTACTGATTGAGAACGGTGTACTGAAAGGTTATATGCAGGACAAGCTGAATGCCCGGTTGATGGGCGTAACGCCAACCGGTAACGGGCGTCGTGAGTCTTATGCTCATCTACCAATGCCGCGGATGACCAATACGTACATGCTGGCGGGCAAATCCACAGCGGAAGATATTATCTCCAGTGTGGAATATGGCCTGTATGCACCGAACTTTGGCGGCGGTCAGGTGGATATCACATCCGGCAAATTTGTGTTCTCTACCTCAGAAGCTTATCTGATAGAAAAAGGCCGTATTACCAAACCGGTAAAAGGTGCGACGCTGATTGGCTCTGGTATTGAGGCCATGCAGCAGGTTTCTATGGTCGGTAACGATTTGGCGCTGGATAACGGTGTCGGCGTGTGTGGTAAAGAGGGGCAGAGCTTGCCAGTCGGGGTTGGACAACCGACGCTGAAACTGGATAGCCTGACCGTCGGCGGCACGGCCTGATTGGCGTTAACCGCCATGACAGAAAGATGTTAAAAGCCGCTTAACGCGGCTTTTTTACTGGGCAGAGCATGCCAACAGTTATTTCGCTGGTTGATCAGATAGCGGGTTCTTCTGCCGATAGCCCTGATATACCAGGGCGACTTTCTTGAAGTATTCCGTCAGATAGTTAATACATACCTGCACCTTAAGTGGCAGATTGTCTTTGCGTGTATACAGTGCATATACCGGACGCGGATCGGAATGATAACGGGTAAACAGAATTTCCACGTCCCCCCGTTTAATATCGTCAAGGACCCACATCAGAGGCGTATAGGCGATACCTGCGCCGGTTTTCAGCCAGCGGATCAAGGTTTGGGAGTCATTGGTGACGAAACGCCCCTGCGGCGCCAACCGGGTAGTAATGCCTTCCGGCGCAATCAGCTCAAATTCGCTGTCTGGTCGCACACTGTATTCCAACCAGGAAAAGTTAGCGATGTCGGCAGGTTTTTCCGGTATACCATGTTGCGCCAGATAGCTTCTGGCGGCACAAACTACCATCGGCATGGTACCCAGCCGAGTGGAAAACAGGCTCGAGTCCTGTAGGGCACCGACACGAATGACGATATCCAGACCATCGGCAATCAGGTCGGGAGCGGGAATACCGGTGACCAAATTAACGGAGAGCCCTGGATATTCTTTCAACATTTCCGCCGTCATCGTGGCCAATACATTTTGTGCCATGGTGGAAGAGCTGCCAATACGCAGTGTACCGATGGGGGTGTTGTTAAAGGCATAAAGTTGTTCGTGCACTTCACGCGCTTCGTGCAGCATCTTGCGGCATCCATGATAGTAAATCTTTCCTCCTTCCGTCAGCCCGATACTCCGCGTGCTGCGATTCAATAGTTTGATCTGTAGCTCATCTTCCAGTTTGGTCACTGCCTGGCTCACGGCTGAAACACTCATTTCCAACTGGCGGGCGGCGGCGGTAAAAGAGCCGAACTCCACTACCTTGGCGAACACCGACATGCTTTTTAGTCGTTCCATTGTTAACCCTGGCTTAAAAGTGATTTAGATCACACTACGTAGATAAGACAATAATAAGTCTCCATAATATGGATTGTCTAACAATGATGAGCCGGTATTAACAGACTTCCTCCCGACTGTTGTTATCTCGATAGACTAAACGCTGATTTAACATCGCATTAAGTATACCCGATATATTTCGCGTTGCAGGGACGCGGCTTGCCGCGGCCCCAAAGGCGCTAGGCTCAAGGATAGGGCGAGTAATTTAGCGTAACTGCAACTTGAAGAAATGATGGGAATATTCATTAAGTCGGCACCTGTAATCACCATTGTTGGTTTACTCCGCACCGGGTCTGTGGGTTGTCATGCCTGCGGAGGATCGCTCTTTGTTTTAGCCGACAGAGTGCATTGATCAGCAGAATAAATAAGGAAAAAGAGGATGGGTTCACTCCCGGTCATGGTGCTGTTTGGTTTGTCTTTTCCGCCGGTTTTTTTTGTACTTCTGGTATCACTGGCATTGTTCTTTGTCAGCATTCGGTTGTTGCAGCCTACCGGTATCTATGACGTTGTCTGGCATCCCGCACTATTCAATACCGCCCTGTTTTGCTGTCTGTTCTATCTGTTATGCCGTTTCGGTCTTTGAGGTCGCTGTGAAAACACCCGCTATAACCATCATTATCAAAAAATTCGGTCGCGTGGCGATAACGCTGGCTTTCGTGCTACTTGCGGTAGTCGCGCTGGTTCGTCTGTGGGCGTTCTATACGGAATCACCCTGGACGCGTGATGCAAAATTCACTGCTGATGTTGTGGCAATTGCGCCTGATGTCAGCGGGTTACTGAAAGAAGTGAAGGTTCACGATAATCAGCTAGTGAAGCGAGGTGATGTACTGTTTGTCATCGATCCGCTCCGTTATCAAGAGGCGGTGGCAGAGGCTGATGCGGATGTCGCTTACTATCAGGCATTGGTGGCAGAGAAAAAACGGGAGGCGAACCGGCGTCTGCATCTTGGCGTGCAAGCGATGTCACAGGAAGCGATCGACCAATCTTCTAATGAATTGGAAACCGTCACGCATCAATTGGCGAAGTCAGAAGCGGAGCTGGCGCTGGCAAAGCTCGATCTGGACCGGGCTGTCGTGCGTGCCCCGGCAGATGGTTGGGTAACCAATCTCAATGTGCAGGAGGGAGAATATATTACCCGTGGGTCGACTGCAGTAGCGTTGGTGAAAAAGAATTCTTTCTATTTGCTGGCCTATCTGGAAGAAACCAAGCTGGAAGGGGTTCGTCCCGGTTTTCGGGTAGAAATTACCCCGCTGGGGAGTAACCGTATTCTCTACGGTACGGTAGACAGTGTGGCGGCGGGGGTCAACAGCAGTAGCAGTAATATCGATACAAAAGGTCTGGCGACGGTGGATTCCAATCTGGAATGGGTTCGTCTGGCACAGCGCGTACCGGTAAGAATCAAACTTGACCAACAAATGGGCAATCTTTATCCGGCGGGGACGACTGCCACGGTGGTGGTGACCGGTGACCAAACACGAAATACTAAATCAATGTCACCTTTGCTGAAGCTGATGCATCGACTACGTGAATTCGGTTAAGCGATATGATAATGAAAAGTCCCGTTTTCCCCCGATTTCGCTTTGCCTTTAAACTTAGCTTTTCCATTGTGCTATCGCTGCTGCTCGGTTTTTATTTGCAGTTGGAAACGCCACGCTGGGCAGTGCTTACTGCGGCTATCGTGGCGGCTGGCCCGGCATTTGCCGCCGGGGGCGAGCCTTTCTCCGGTTCGATTCGTCATCGTGGAATATTGCGTATTCTCGGCACATTTCTCGGTTGTATTGCCGCAGTTGTCATCATTATTGCTACTGTTCGTGCCCCGCTGGTGATGCTGATACTCTGTTGTTTGTGGACCGGTGTCTGTGTTTGGATCTCTTCGTTGGTCAAGGTGGGAAACGCCTATGTGTACGGACTGGCGGGTTATACCGCGCTGATTATCATTGTCACGACACAAAATATCCCGTTGGAAACACCGCAGTTTGCCGTGGAACGTTGTAGTGAGATCGTGCTGGGGATTGTCTGTGCAATTCTGGCGGATCTGCTGTTTTCTCCGCGATCCATCAAGCAAGATCTTGATCGTGTGGTGGGTGATTTGTTAGTGGATCAATATCGATTGATGCAGCGCTGCGTTAATGGCGTGTCTAAAGAAGATCTGGATGCCGACTGGAGCGCGCTGGTGCGTAAAACCCATACCCTGAACGGGATGCGCAGCCATCTGATGCTAGAGTCCTCTCGCTGGCAAAGCAGTAACCGCCGTCTTAAAACGATGCTGACCCAATCCTGGATGATGATCACCCATGCTTGTGAAACCTATGTGGTTTTGCAAGATAGCACAATGCCAGTGAAAGGCGGCCTTACTATAATACTGGAACAATCAGCGTCGTCTCCGGCTGATGTTCATAAATATCTCAAGCAGCTCCGTCATCTGGTGGTCGCCAGTCATAGTGACAGCCTACCGTCAACACTGGCGGGGTGGGTGGGGGCGGCGACCCGTTATCAACTACTGGCAAAGGGAGTACAGGCTAATACGCGTATCAGTCGGGTGGAAGCCGAGTTGCTGGAAGAGGACGCTGCGATTAAGGTGACCTCGGCAGAGACTCACCACGCAATGATTAATGGTTTGCGTACCAGTGTGGCAACGGCCCTGGGCTGTCTGTTCTGGCTGAGCACCGGTTGGACGTCCGGTAGTGTTTGTATGGTGATGATTGCTGTGGTGACGTCATTGGCGATGCGATTGCCGAATCCCCGGATGGTGGCGAAGGACTTTATGTTTGGCACGTTGTTTGCTCTCCCTCTGGGGGCGCTAATGT contains the following coding sequences:
- the aaeB gene encoding p-hydroxybenzoic acid efflux pump subunit AaeB codes for the protein MKSPVFPRFRFAFKLSFSIVLSLLLGFYLQLETPRWAVLTAAIVAAGPAFAAGGEPFSGSIRHRGILRILGTFLGCIAAVVIIIATVRAPLVMLILCCLWTGVCVWISSLVKVGNAYVYGLAGYTALIIIVTTQNIPLETPQFAVERCSEIVLGIVCAILADLLFSPRSIKQDLDRVVGDLLVDQYRLMQRCVNGVSKEDLDADWSALVRKTHTLNGMRSHLMLESSRWQSSNRRLKTMLTQSWMMITHACETYVVLQDSTMPVKGGLTIILEQSASSPADVHKYLKQLRHLVVASHSDSLPSTLAGWVGAATRYQLLAKGVQANTRISRVEAELLEEDAAIKVTSAETHHAMINGLRTSVATALGCLFWLSTGWTSGSVCMVMIAVVTSLAMRLPNPRMVAKDFMFGTLFALPLGALMFMLVLPSTQQSLFLLCLSLGGMAFIIGIEVQKRRLGSLGALASTINILVLDNPMTFNLSQFLDNAIGQIIGCFLAWMVILLIRDNTQIRTGRMLLNRFVYGAVLALTTNKTRRKENYLPALYQYLLLLLNMFPGDIAKYRLALSLIIMHQRFRKLDIPVSERLSASHRQMRATAERVMDSSRDTLRSRYFSQLLDEMADYQQMLREHQVDENVTLSVGRLTAMLHRYKHALSG
- the aaeR gene encoding HTH-type transcriptional activator AaeR, which encodes MERLKSMSVFAKVVEFGSFTAAARQLEMSVSAVSQAVTKLEDELQIKLLNRSTRSIGLTEGGKIYYHGCRKMLHEAREVHEQLYAFNNTPIGTLRIGSSSTMAQNVLATMTAEMLKEYPGLSVNLVTGIPAPDLIADGLDIVIRVGALQDSSLFSTRLGTMPMVVCAARSYLAQHGIPEKPADIANFSWLEYSVRPDSEFELIAPEGITTRLAPQGRFVTNDSQTLIRWLKTGAGIAYTPLMWVLDDIKRGDVEILFTRYHSDPRPVYALYTRKDNLPLKVQVCINYLTEYFKKVALVYQGYRQKNPLSDQPAK
- the aaeX gene encoding p-hydroxybenzoic acid efflux pump operon protein AaeX: MGSLPVMVLFGLSFPPVFFVLLVSLALFFVSIRLLQPTGIYDVVWHPALFNTALFCCLFYLLCRFGL
- the aaeA gene encoding p-hydroxybenzoic acid efflux pump subunit AaeA, translated to MKTPAITIIIKKFGRVAITLAFVLLAVVALVRLWAFYTESPWTRDAKFTADVVAIAPDVSGLLKEVKVHDNQLVKRGDVLFVIDPLRYQEAVAEADADVAYYQALVAEKKREANRRLHLGVQAMSQEAIDQSSNELETVTHQLAKSEAELALAKLDLDRAVVRAPADGWVTNLNVQEGEYITRGSTAVALVKKNSFYLLAYLEETKLEGVRPGFRVEITPLGSNRILYGTVDSVAAGVNSSSSNIDTKGLATVDSNLEWVRLAQRVPVRIKLDQQMGNLYPAGTTATVVVTGDQTRNTKSMSPLLKLMHRLREFG